ATTATGGGAGACGACCAGCAGAGGCAAAGGAAAGTCTTTTCTCAACTTGCCGCTTTCATGATGGCGGAACAAAGGAAAGTTTGAAGCAAAATGGAACGGATAAACAATTTGAAAATGCTGAAGACGTACTGGTGAGAAAATAGAGGCGTCTCTTTTGAAATTGTTAAGGGTTACTTATAGATATTTGAGAGAAGACCAAAGACTAAGCTTTCAACGAATTTGGTAACATACAGGCTGAAGAGAAATGATTTACCGATCCATTCCCCAGCTTTAACAAGACGTTAGATTTATGGGGGTTTGTTAGTTCTTTTTGTTATTAAGGTTGCATTTTACAAGCCTAATAAGTTAACAAAGGAGGAGATTCTCATGTCATGTTAACACATTAATCAAAATTTGAAGCTTCTAAAAATCTTGTTATATTCTGTATCATAAAGACCAAAATGAAAGAGTACTTAAACTAATCCAATGTGAAAAGTTGGAATAGAGAAAAACTGTACACTAGCTAATACAGTAACTAAAACAAAATATGTTTTTAAGCCTACACTGACTGGAAACTAATTATTAAACagataaaattactatttccgtTGTGCCGGTCAAGTATAACACTTGTTTGtagagaaacttgttgaaatgTCACTAGGACATGGCAGAGAGTCCCATGTCAAGTTTGATATAGGTAGGTAGAAAGGAAAATCAACTGACCGAACTGTTCCCCATTGATCAGAAGCGCTCAAAGTATTCGTAGTTCTCCTCAACCAAGCTTCTTCGTCTTCTCCAAAACTTATATTTCCCTGCATCTCTTGTGGCAGCATAGCAGAGAAACCGCCATATTCTTGTTGTGTTCCACTGAAGTTTATATCGTCAGGGCAATCATCGGTATCTCCAAGTAATGCAGGGGGGAAGTTTAAAAGCATTGAAGCAATTTCAGCTGTATACTTGGCATTTCCTGCCATATCGAGAGACGAGAACATGAAATTTGAAGAGAGATCTCCATTGAAAGTGGGATGCTGAGATTGCTTGCACATTGTTGGGTTAATATCGTGCTTGTAAGACGGGATATTAACAGGACTGAAGCTAGTAGGAGAGCACTGTTGCAAATTATTATTACAAGAAAATTGGATTGTTGAGCCAGCTTCAGAAATGCATGACACACTCTCTTTGCTGAAATGTGTGtagttaatatttttattaggTATCTGAGACCCATTAAGTTCAGGTATTGGAGAGACCCATGAGTGGGAAAGTGCTCTTTGTGCCATGGAGTTAGTTTTCTTGAAGATTCTGCAAATAGCCCATGAATCCTGTAACAACGGAGAAAAAACAACGAATCGTTTTAATTAGTTCGTATAACTATATGATTCAGATAGCAAGTTTAGCTtaaaaaaattgatggtattcgGAAAAAAGAAGTTACATTGACAGGTAGAGTTTTGTCAGTAAATCTCTTGGGAGTGGCTGGATTAGTGAGAGAAGGAAGTCTAAATTCATGCATCATCCAGTCTGTTTTGACTCCTTTTGCTGCTCTACCTGTATAGAACACAAGGGACTTCTTAAGGCCGATACACTTCGTTCCTTCTGACGAGTAAATAGGTCTGTCCGTTCCAGTGGCTTTCCAGAAACCAGCTCCAGTTACTCGATTAGGCCTCGCGCTGTTTCTGTATTTTCTGTCCCTTGGACAGTAAAAATACCATTCTTTTTCTCCTGTTGTCGACAGCTCTTCTtgcaaaaagtaaaagaaaaaaaaaactcagtcAGTTCATGCAACTTAATCGTCAGATTCTGAAAAACAACATAGGAATTATAAGACTTTGACATTactggttttcaaaagattggcAAAACCAGGAATAATGCCTGGCAAGCTCTTGCaagaaaaaaacaaagaagaaaaatggtataAAAAACATAGAAAAAGCCGTTCGGATATAATGAACGGAATCCATTTTTAAAGCCATTTCCTGTTAAACAAGATAACATGAAAGAATCCATGCAGTAAAAAGGTTGCATACTTGGAAGATCCCATGGATCATATTTGTAGATATCAAGCTGCTTTATAAGTTCAATTGAAAGAGGTCTCTGTTGAATCTTTCTCTTCAAATAAAACCCAACAAGTTCTTCGTCAGTCGGATGAAACCGAAAACCAGGCAACATAATATCATCCAACTTATCAGAATCATACTTGTCATCCATCTCTCTGGCTGGCTAATAAGCAACTCTGAAACTGAGGTGAAAAAGTATAGCAGCTGAAACAAAATGAAAGATGAGTCTTTCTCTTGAACTGTAGCGAGTGAGTGATGAAAGCAAAAAGAAAAGCTAGCTATAACATGAAGTTCAATGAAATGTTGGTTTATGAGGTCATTATATGGTTCCCAAGAAGGTGATATCTTCCGAAGCTTCAGCCGCCTTTTCGGGGATTACTGTAATAGACGCTGTATTAGTGTATGGAATTATGTGATCATATTATACAGTATTTAAACAAAAAACTCTTACTGTATAAGTGAACAACTACCAAGAAACCTAAGTCAAAGAGATCTGATTTCAATGAAAGGACTACTCCTTCAATCTCTTGAATCTTGATGAAACTACTCTACcaccatttgatgtggtttttaaATCCAAATTTGAAGTATCTCAAGATGACTACAATCTCAGCAGTTTTTTGAGATTATAAAAATCAGTCATGAAAACTTACAAATCAAGACAAAACAAGAGCTTCTAAGATGAAAAACAAATTCCAATACAAGATTTCAAATTTATATTCAATCCCAAAGATTCTCTGCAAATTCCTGTGAGACCCTTTTAAGAGTTAAGATATGTTGATTATTTTACTTGTTTGTTTAAGGATCCAAAAATCCGAAGTTCTATTCTTTCTACAGTTGCTTCTATTCTCATCTCTGACCTGTCAGAGAGGGGTGGTTTGGATGTTACGGAAGATTCCTAGTATTAAAAGGTGGGGGACCTTGTTGGCATTTTAGTTTGCTTAAAACATAAACACAAACACTAAGTAAACCCTTAAATAATGACCTACCAAACCATGTTTTAAGGAACATCTAAAGAACACTTCCATTTATAGGTAAAATCGACTTGTTGGGGTTTGCATCTCTTCTTGTTCTTGGAGTAGTCCCCTTGTTAGCATAGTGACTCTTTTGCCCTCATAAATGTGACTTTAATTTGAATAATATCGTTATCACGCTCCATAGTATGTCATGTCATTATGTGGTCTAGAATttactcctttttcttttttttttctctttcttttcttcttctggaaATCTATACTGTGGCATATAATTCATCCTCTTACTACTTCGTTACTTTGGGATATGCCTCATGATCCTAGATATATATATGTTTGTGAACCAAAATATATGACTCGCAAATGTACATCTTGGCTAGTAGCTCAAAACTTGTATTTTGACCTAAATTCTGCTTCATGTCCTAGAATTTGCGCGATATCCAAAAACAAACTTAAACTGTAATGCAAAGTTGTTTATTGCAATAAAAAAAATCCCCTAAGATTATTCATTGTGATACAAAAATTGCCAACACCCCCCAAATTGCATTACGACCCAAAACCTGCAACTTTAGCCCATAATATGCCTCGTTCTCCAAGAGTTCTCCGTGGCCAAAAATTGTCTCCTAGCTCTAAAATCTAAGCAGAAaaatcggtccgcgagttataatcccaaaggtgtcacatccatgcacaaaaataaaatgttcacaaaaacgccatttaacataaactgtctatattacccttctactatttaaatcaccccaacaaaaacaaaaatcaaccccacctttaaattttattatattatcaccacgaaCAACAACCCACCACCGAGCAACCACCACCGCCCGTCGTTGCCGTCGCCACCGaccgccaccgaccaccttcgccgctgccgccaccgaccaccgccgcctccaccgaccaccaccgcgccagcaccagaaaaatgatgaaaccaaaaattggtttcaccaaaataagatgaaaccaaattttggtttcatcatgaaagaaaggagaaagaagaagaagaaaaaatgaaacacaataagatgaaaccttccaccaccgtcaactgcaccgcccccatcgccaccacaaccataatcactaccattacctccttaactaagactactttcaacaaaaaacaatccacaataagatgaaacctaccaccaccgtcaactgcaccacccccatcgctgccacaaccaccagcaccacaaccaccactaccattaccccctcaactaaaaccagtttcaacaaaaaataatccacctgtatcccaccatcaaaaattggcttcacagatattaatattcaacaaaatgaaaaaaatacgatgaaacctaattaggtttcatcaacttCAGCCAATTCATTACACTTTTAACAATCCGGACATACACCTCTTTAACCCATACCAGTCCTTTATGCAAcacctgaagctcaactacaactctcattgcattagcaccacccttactctgttaatccattctttatcacttccataacttcagttaaggccaccactaccaacaaaacttcttcatcaatacctggagtaccagtaccagaccctgctatacacattctcccaattcatacacacatgtaatcaaaaccaccattgtacatacaatcgaaaccacatattgtcatttcaccaacataacttcaatgatgaaaccaaacacgccgtcttccaagtcagaccgaataaactagataaaaatcaggtgaaaccaaaatttggtttcatcataaacttaattttcatcattaaaatctttggtttcatgacagaaaataggcaagtttatgatgaaaccaaatttggtttcatcattagtttactgttttcaccaaccaaaactgtcagaatttgatgaaaccaattttggtttcatcataaatctgtcatttcccaatacaatattgatttcgactttgaagatgtatcatcatttgctggtgatgaaaacatcataaggtggtggtggtgattgtagaggatagaacgaggaggcggaggtgCTGTTGGGAGCGTATCTGCAAGTACTGGTGTTGATTGTagatgaggtgttgttggtggccgatttgaaggtattggtggtggttttagatgataaaaggaggaggtagaagtagtgttggtggcggatctgatgTGCTGGtcggaaaaacaaaaataagaggaggcggtgttgttgatggaaaatcagtagacgaagaagaagaaggtgatgatggtgttaatggaggagacggaggtgatgatggtgttaatggatgAGACAGAGGttctgttggtggcggatctggacacgtcggttggtttgatggtggcAGAGCTATTGTTGGTGATAAATCTGaatagaaatagaagaaaaagagacgaaggtttcgtggaggagacgaaggtgttgctgctggtggtgacggaggtgttgttgctggtggtgacggaggtgttgcggtggtgttcatggagagagatttgttgctgctggtgttaatggtggtggggagatgaagaccgcagaaatagaaaaaagaaaggagagaagaagaataagaagaagacaaggttaaaagggtatgtttggctttttttaaagtaataaaaactaaatttacacattattatttgacctggagtttttgtgtcactttttaattaaatggttttcatttattaaaaataatatggctggattttttgtaccacatgtttggtcaccttggttttaTTTGACTAGTTTTGTAATAAATATTTATCATTGTATCTTAGTagtaaaaataggaaaaaaaaaacatagatggGAAAAATATTTTAAGAGAAATTTTATCATAAGTGGAAACTTATAAACTAA
This genomic stretch from Papaver somniferum cultivar HN1 chromosome 5, ASM357369v1, whole genome shotgun sequence harbors:
- the LOC113277435 gene encoding protein FEZ-like isoform X1, translating into MDDKYDSDKLDDIMLPGFRFHPTDEELVGFYLKRKIQQRPLSIELIKQLDIYKYDPWDLPKELSTTGEKEWYFYCPRDRKYRNSARPNRVTGAGFWKATGTDRPIYSSEGTKCIGLKKSLVFYTGRAAKGVKTDWMMHEFRLPSLTNPATPKRFTDKTLPVNDSWAICRIFKKTNSMAQRALSHSWVSPIPELNGSQIPNKNINYTHFSKESVSCISEAGSTIQFSCNNNLQQCSPTSFSPVNIPSYKHDINPTMCKQSQHPTFNGDLSSNFMFSSLDMAGNAKYTAEIASMLLNFPPALLGDTDDCPDDINFSGTQQEYGGFSAMLPQEMQGNISFGEDEEAWLRRTTNTLSASDQWGTVRSVDFPFYLPISNLTWDSLPCPSDISTSFSTNKCYT
- the LOC113277435 gene encoding protein FEZ-like isoform X2, translated to MDDKYDSDKLDDIMLPGFRFHPTDEELVGFYLKRKIQQRPLSIELIKQLDIYKYDPWDLPKLSTTGEKEWYFYCPRDRKYRNSARPNRVTGAGFWKATGTDRPIYSSEGTKCIGLKKSLVFYTGRAAKGVKTDWMMHEFRLPSLTNPATPKRFTDKTLPVNDSWAICRIFKKTNSMAQRALSHSWVSPIPELNGSQIPNKNINYTHFSKESVSCISEAGSTIQFSCNNNLQQCSPTSFSPVNIPSYKHDINPTMCKQSQHPTFNGDLSSNFMFSSLDMAGNAKYTAEIASMLLNFPPALLGDTDDCPDDINFSGTQQEYGGFSAMLPQEMQGNISFGEDEEAWLRRTTNTLSASDQWGTVRSVDFPFYLPISNLTWDSLPCPSDISTSFSTNKCYT